The segment GCCCAGCTGCCCTTGATGAGCTTGCCGTCTTCGTTCAGACCCCGGGTGACCAATGCCCATCGGTCGGATTCGGGCAGCGCGGCCACCTCGATCACGAAGTAGGACCCGGTGGCGGCCGGGTCGTCATCTGGGTGGTCGTGCCAGTAGTAATTGACCTTGACCAGCGGGCGCACGTATTCGGTGATGACGTCTTTGTACGAGCTGACGTTGACCAGCTTCCTTGCAAAGGGCGTCGACTTCACCGCCACTTCGTGGAGCTCGGCTGGCCTCCGCGTTGCCTTGAAGCCGCATACGATCAGACCGCCCCCGGCGTTGGCGAACGCGGCGACGTCCTTTGCAAGCTCGAACTTTCCCTTCTCGGTGCCCAGGTTGTAGGGCCCCTCAGGACTGACGCCCTTGAAGTCGACCCACTCACTCTCCGGCGTACCCAAGATCGCCTCAGGAGTCTTCCCTGCGAGGAAGGAGATGAGCTGGACGGAGCTGTCGGCGGTCATGAGTTCAGAGTCTAGGAGCACGCAGAGCAGACACACCGCCTGTTTACGGGGCAGCACCTCATCGGGGCCAGGCCGTCACCTCTGCGCCAGCCGAGTGACTCCGGTCAGGGACCGGGCGGGGGATGCCGTAGATCACCACATGATGACGAACGCTGCGCGCGGCCTCGCTGCCGCTCTCGCTCTCCTGGCCCTGACCGCCGCCCCCGCCCACGCCGCACCCGATCCCGCACCGCAGACTGTCCCGTTGCGCCAGGCCGTCACGTCGCTGCCGGTGGCCGATGAGTCCCGAGCCGGGTACGAGCGGAGCAAGTTCCGGCACTGGATCGATGAGGACAGCGACGGCTGCTCGACCCGGGTTGAGGTGCTCTTCGACGAAGCCGTCGGGAAGAAGCCGGACGCCACCTGCAAGGACCTGACCGGCGACTCCTGGTACAGCCACTACGACGACACCTGGGTCAGTGACCCGCGCGGTCTCGACATCGACCATATGGTCCCGCTCGCCGAGGCCTGGGACTCCGGCGCTTCCGCCTGGACCCCGGCCCGCCGGCAGGCTTACGCCAACGACCTGGGGGCCGAGCTGAGCCTTGTCGCCGTCACCGCCCGCTCCAATCGCAGTAAATCCGACCAGGACCCCGCCGAATGGATGCCCCCGGCCGCTGGCGCCACCTGCCGCTACTTGGAGGACTGGACGGCCACCAAGCTCCGCTGGGCCCTGACCGTGGACACCGCCGAGCAGCAGAAACTCGCCGATCTGGCGGCTGGCTGCCCGGATGAACCGATCACCTACGCCATCGCCGAGTAACCCCCGTTGCCACGATCTGCTGCCCGCCCGGAGGTCGCCTGACGGCACGTCGGAGCGGGCAAGCAGGTGGGTTGGCGGTGACCGTCCCTCGCGCAGGCACCGGGTCCGATCGCTACCCCGCAGGCTGTGGTTGGAGGGGGAGGGGGAGGGCCGCGGCGTGGGCCAGGCCGAGCTTGAGCCCGGCCCGCCAGATGTCCCCGGCCGTCGTCACGCCAGCAGCCAGGTGCTCGCATTCCGCGAGCGCCTCGTCCTCCTCGGCGGACCTGGATCCTCCCCAGGGGAGCGCCTCTTCTCTGTCAGGTTCAGTTTATTGAAGTAGCAGGCCGTACTCGGTGGGGTCATAGACCTGGTCAGAGGGACGACAAGTATCGCCAGGACCGGGCAATGGGCTGCGAGACGGTCGGTGAGCGCGGTCCTCTGTGGTGTCGTGCCCGAGCCGCTTCATCTCGTACACGGTGAAATGACCCGGCAGCGGGGGTCGGGGCCTTGATATTCCGACGGCGGTCAGCGCGGCTTTGAACTTGGGGCGGACGTTCGCGGGTGCTGATCCTCTCGGCGAAGCGAGTAGCGGGCGTGCCCGCTGCGGATGTCGGCGCTCGGGGTGTCCGGAGGCGCCGGGGTGTGCACGCGCAGGAGCCTGGTGAGCCGGGGCATCTTCGTGCGCCACGCAAGACGCTCGGCCGGGAATCCCCGGCCGAGCGTCTCTCCCGCCTTCTTCATCCGGGCATGGCCCGGCGAGGAGCCTGGGGGCCACGGTTTGCCGGTCGCCGTCTCCCACCGCGTGTTCGCCGCCGTCTTCTCCCCGTCGGCGCCTCGGCCGACCCGTGGCGTTCATGCCGACGACGAGGAAGCTGCTGGAGGGGGCCGGTGCGGCTGGCCCGTTCGCGTCCGGGTGGGCCGCACCGGGGGGGGTCAGTTGACGGGGTGGAGGGGGACGTCGAGGTAGGACTCGGTGCCCTTGGGCGAGGTGATGTCGATGGTGAACACCGGGGTGGTGGTGTTGGGTGCGGCGAAGAGGGGATCGTGGGTGTCGATGACCAGCTGGAGCTGGTGGCCCTTGGCCAGGACGTAGTCGGCGGGCTGGAGGGGGAAGGTCGCGGTGGTGGCCTGGCCCGCCTGCCCGGAGGTGAAGGTGTAGGGGGCGTGGGTGACGATGTGCGCCCTGCCGGTGGCCGGGTTGTGGTCCAGCAGGTAGGCGACGATCGTGGCGTCCGTCTGCTGCGGCTTCACCGTCACCCGCAGTTCCAGATCACCCCGTACACGCGCGGCCTTTTCCAGCGGCGCGGTGGCGAAGACCGCCGCGAGGCCGCGGTCGATGTCGGCCGTCTTGTAGACGTGCGGCAGGCCCAGGCGTTCGGCCAGACCGGTCTGGACGAGCTGGGGGGCGACGACGATGCAGGTGCCCGTGCCGGTGGCCTTCACCGAACGGGTCCAGCCCGCCGCCGCGGCGCCCTCGACCAGCTGTCCGTCGCTCTGCCCGGAGGCCGCGTCGGCGAGGTGGAACCGCTTCTTCGGCAGGGCGTAGTCGGTCCAGGAGGGGTGGCGGAGGTCGGAGAGGGGGTTGAACATGTACTCCGAGCGGACGTCGAACCGTGGCGTCTCCCCGTCGCCGGCGCTGCCGCCGAGGTAGTGGTCCATCCACCGGTAGGCCATGTCCGTGGGCTTGGCGGGGAGGCCGAACAGGCCCGGGAGCTCGGCGTTGCCGTGGTCACCGACCTGGACGAGGAGCGTCTTGGGCCCGGTCAGACGGCTGTGGAAGTCGATGACGGCGGGCACCGAGAAGATGGTCTCGTGCCAGGCGGTGGTCATGAGGATGGGCGTCGCGGCGTCGTTGAACGCCTTGAGGCAGTTCTTGGGCGACCGTGCCTCGGCGAACTTCCTGACCTCGTCGTCGATGGTGTTGGCGCGGATCTTCTGGATGATCTCGCGGAACTCCTCCGAACACCGGTCCTCGCCGAAGAGCGTGACGAGCGCCTCGAACGCCTTGAGGTGCCGGGTGCCGTTCTCGTACAGGGAGGCGAACAGGTCGGT is part of the Streptomyces sp. NBC_01262 genome and harbors:
- a CDS encoding HNH endonuclease family protein, whose protein sequence is MMTNAARGLAAALALLALTAAPAHAAPDPAPQTVPLRQAVTSLPVADESRAGYERSKFRHWIDEDSDGCSTRVEVLFDEAVGKKPDATCKDLTGDSWYSHYDDTWVSDPRGLDIDHMVPLAEAWDSGASAWTPARRQAYANDLGAELSLVAVTARSNRSKSDQDPAEWMPPAAGATCRYLEDWTATKLRWALTVDTAEQQKLADLAAGCPDEPITYAIAE
- a CDS encoding CocE/NonD family hydrolase, which produces MSVDGTPETPFALGAEDLAKLAAIREALLDPSPRRIGRLDQWGLADEYEVYAETAGYSEVSLTMADGTVLDASLSVPRHLAPGQTCPAVVLPAPLVGIGHRAYLGMIVRWALGGYVVLAYSQRGLANSTGEIHVAGPQDVADATEVINWLIQQDAVDPERIGFFGASYGAGTSLLGAAKDQRIKAVAGTSAWTDLFASLYENGTRHLKAFEALVTLFGEDRCSEEFREIIQKIRANTIDDEVRKFAEARSPKNCLKAFNDAATPILMTTAWHETIFSVPAVIDFHSRLTGPKTLLVQVGDHGNAELPGLFGLPAKPTDMAYRWMDHYLGGSAGDGETPRFDVRSEYMFNPLSDLRHPSWTDYALPKKRFHLADAASGQSDGQLVEGAAAAGWTRSVKATGTGTCIVVAPQLVQTGLAERLGLPHVYKTADIDRGLAAVFATAPLEKAARVRGDLELRVTVKPQQTDATIVAYLLDHNPATGRAHIVTHAPYTFTSGQAGQATTATFPLQPADYVLAKGHQLQLVIDTHDPLFAAPNTTTPVFTIDITSPKGTESYLDVPLHPVN